The following proteins are co-located in the Candida dubliniensis CD36 chromosome 3, complete sequence genome:
- a CDS encoding possible non-LTR retrotransposon Zorro family polyprotein (transposable element;~Similar to S. cerevisiae POL91), with protein sequence MSQDENIIKDLNNNEQSSLTPFSNWNGIINRIKEKVIFYEKYQRYIRAYIPHAGNFPDEKMLKFRFRPSFNFSIITEMQTESGNTVQDTEIMINLATKFYQDLFSVEERHLDSFTFVDQFDKKKDR encoded by the coding sequence ATGAGTCAAGatgaaaatataataaaagatCTAAATAACAATGAACAAAGTAGTCTCACTCCTTTTTCTAATTGGAATGGAATTATTAACCggataaaagaaaaggtgATATTTTATGAAAAATACCAACGATATATCAGAGCATACATTCCACATGCCGGAAATTTTCCTGATGAAAAGATGCTTAAATTCAGATTTAGGCCCTCGTTTAACTTTTCCATTATTACAGAAATGCAGACTGAATCTGGTAATACAGTTCAAGACACagaaataatgataaatttagCGACTAAATTCTATCAAGATTTGTTCCTGGTAGAAGAGAGACATTTGGATTCATTTACTTTTGTGGACCAGtttgacaaaaaaaaagatagaTGA
- a CDS encoding polyprotein of L1-like non-LTR retrotransposon zorro 3 (transposable element;~Similar to S. cerevisiae POL92), whose amino-acid sequence MKRNDSYINNLTIGSKIIGSHQSTDFKKLLDIFLKLIGEHPVIDIWFIQEIRFVSQEQFTYINTILKQHNAQLRMHHFKDLTGFLIHSPHAKLKFNINEQEIYHTPHFEGRISILAITLITNENILLINNYLHSGDMDAQMTHLNAFTKYIANLKKNPNNHNIIYGGDFNHIMSLDDVQLPSNQNSYTFTKKESEIIQLMSRFYNKWKLQDSFQIFNNMRPTNFHSNESVKKRLDRIYIDSRIRRKLKKYRLLQEFKQISTHKIIATSFQIQK is encoded by the coding sequence ATCCACtgatttcaagaaattacTTGATATCTTTCTTAAATTAATAGGTGAACACCCGgttattgatatttggtttattcAAGAAATCAGATTTGTGTCTCAGGAACAATTTACTTATATCAACACAATATTAAAACAACACAATGCACAGCTTAGAATGCATCATTTTAAAGATCTAACTGGTTTTCTTATTCATTCGCCACATGCGAAACTAAAATTTAACATAAATGAACAAGAAATCTATCACACACCTCATTTTGAAGGACGTATTAGCATCTTGGCAATTACGTTAATTACAAATGAGAACATACTTTTGATTAATAACTATTTGCACAGTGGAGATATGGATGCACAGATGACTCACCTAAACGCATTTACTAAATATATTgcaaatttaaaaaaaaaccctaACAATCacaatataatttatgGTGGTGATTTTAACCACATTATGCTGCTAGATGATGTTCAACTACCACTGAATCAAAATAGTTATACATTCACCAAAAAAGAGCTGGAAATCATTCAGTTAATGTCACGtttttataataaatgGAAACTTCAAGATTCTttccaaatatttaataacaTGCGACcaacaaattttcattCTAACGAATCTGTCAAGAAACGGTTAGATAGAATATATATTGACTCCAGGATTAGAAGAAAACTTAAAAAGTACAGACTTCTACAAGAgtttaaacaaatttcGACGCATAAAATAATAGCGACGTCTttccaaatccaaaaataA
- a CDS encoding HMG-like DNA binding protein, putative (Similar to S. cerevisiae NHP10;~In S. cerevisiae: likely component of the INO80 complex, which is an ATP-dependent chromatin-remodeling complex), translated as MKTPSKDSIPESEEVRFKQKCKELRKRVLEIEESNEIATIALSRTQATIRRLRLEYAILLERLEDRATQLPEGIVAFEEMACPPTPTILDDSLVKSNKSSNKKSKTSSSSSSSSKTTLGSGSSKLSNGPSDVASTTMGKQKARDPDLPKRPTNAYLIFCEMEKERIKQDDPNASDLSKSMTEAWKSLSEERRRPYYKLYEDDRIRYQREMAEYNQKKGNGGEPDLKKQKLPSQPEQPQEEEEEEEEEQVKQDSSIGKETTEITTNDETKQATEIIKSEENSTITATAAATATATEENKPLENINSTNETTES; from the coding sequence ATGAAGACTCCATCAAAAGATAGTATACCAGAAAGTGAAGAAGTAAGattcaaacaaaaatgtAAAGAATTACGCAAACGTGTattggaaattgaagaaagtAATGAAATTGCTACTATAGCTTTAAGTAGAACTCAAGCCACCATTAGAAGATTAAGATTAGAATATGCTATACTATTGGAAAGATTAGAAGATAGAGCTACTCAATTACCAGAAGGGATTGTTGCCTTTGAAGAAATGGCATGTCCTCCAACTCCAACAATATTAGATGATTCATTAGTGAAATCCAACAAATCCAGTAATAAAAAATCGAAaacttcatcttcatcttcttcatcttctaaAACAACATTGGGTTCTGGctcatcaaaattatcaaatggtCCATCAGATGTTGCTAGTACTACTATGGGTAAACAAAAGGCTAGAGATCCAGATTTACCAAAACGTCCAACTAATGCTTATCTAATATTTTGTGAAAtggaaaaggaaagaatTAAACAAGATGATCCTAATGCATCCGATCTTTCTAAAAGTATGACTGAAGCATGGAAAAGTTTATCAGAAGAACGAAGAAGACcatattataaattatacGAAGATGATAGAATTAGATATCAACGGGAAATGGCGgaatataatcaaaaaaagggaaatGGTGGTGAAccagatttgaaaaaacaaaaattacCATCACAACCTGAACAAccacaagaagaagaggaagaagaagaagaagaacaagtaAAACAGGATTCTTCAATTGGTAAAGAAACTACAGAAATAACAACAAACGATGAAACTAAACAAGCGACAGAAATCATAAAATCTGAAGAAAACAGTACCATTACTGCTACTGCTGCTGCTACTGCTACTGCTActgaagaaaataaaccaTTAGAGAATATCAATTCAACTAACGAGACAACAGAGTCATAA
- a CDS encoding polyprotein of L1-like non-LTR retrotransposon zorro 3 (transposable element;~Similar to S. cerevisiae POL92), whose product MKRNDSYINNLTIGSKIIGSHQSTDFKKLLDIFLKLIGEHPVIDIWFIQEIRFVSQEQFTYINTILKQHNAQLRMHHFKDLTGFLIHSPHAKLKFKINENENHQTTHFEGRISILEITSTFVPASTFSFSP is encoded by the coding sequence atgaAGAGAAATGATTCTTATATTAACAATCTAACAATAGGCTCCAAAATCATTGGCAGCCATCAATCCACtgatttcaagaaattacTTGATATCTTTCTTAAATTAATAGGTGAACACCCGgttattgatatttggtttattcAAGAAATCAGATTTGTGTCTCAGGAACAATTTACTTATATCAACACAATATTAAAACAACACAATGCACAGCTTAGAATGCATCATTTTAAAGATCTAACTGGTTTTCTTATTCATTCGCCACATGCTAAActaaaattcaaaataaatgaaaatgaaaatcatcaaacaaCACATTTTGAAGGTCGTATTAGCATCTTGGAGATTACGAGTACATTTGTTCCAGCGTCCACATTTTCCTTTTCCCCATGA
- a CDS encoding polyprotein of L1-like non-LTR retrotransposon zorro 3 (transposable element;~Similar to S. cerevisiae POL92), whose translation MSEVIITLIPKKSKTPIIENFRPISVLSCAVRLLSSVIEKQLNPVLAKVIENTQTGFLKERSISNSIYLLDMVLTRYQTSKTADAESAGFINLDFRKAFDSVHHDFILKVLQQVGFGPKATNFLREITTQQKAKVSINNIEGPCFPLKRGVRQGNPISPLIFILILETFLARLSKEIEGIGVVNEFSPVAYTAYADDVIIFFKNKNDQERIQQLLEDFGRESGLYLNNNKTEVCYFNDIPEIYFLAYVSKKLQLEKLTYLAVPMKKADEEFDPWTSFVLNLNPQIRMTPISDLPYQLIMKLMNIFIFSKLYYRDLHSPISTTAVSSIIKTVQQRLPLYFKLQKLQTPNHLGGFGLMNPNHQVKGRRGKQIYLLYTQEDDLIIKFMRTKIQDILDNIAKDYYTMPTEPDKLIVYPWYLFGMGVSCHSSLQFRYLKERVYENLTKSEISWFEAWFQLVHYTGPPVETPIRIMSIEDYANLIIQPKTEIINLMSPNFEKQPLSEQTFHHTSRKLCPQAPIIPEGWGKHFDTIKSLTISDWTEFWKNMNKVQKQSVGSLQDYHLFILGYYSHYPFYPNYKKPEIHFCQLCNTGTDSIVHHIFECGETMELWSKHFNSQRTPQFIIGNKHLHKKDLHALNEYIKEVVQKVKRRRGSPILNHGEKENVDAGTNVLVISKMLIRPSKCVV comes from the coding sequence ATGAGTGAAGTGATTATTACATTAATACCCAAGAAACTGAAGACACCtataattgaaaactttCGACCTATCAGTGTACTTAGCTGCGCCGTACGATTGTTATCATCAGTAATAGAAAAACAACTAAACCCAGTCTTGGCAAAGGTTATTGAGAATACTCAAACAGGTTTCCTTAAAGAAAGATCCATTAGTAATAGCATATACCTCCTCGATATGGTTCTTACAAGATATCAAACTTCTAAAACTGCAGATGCAGAATCAGCAGGGTTTATTAATCTTGACTTCAGAAAAGCTTTTGATTCAGTCCATCATGATTTTATATTGAAAGTTTTACAACAAGTAGGATTTGGGCCTAAGGCGACGAATTTCTTGAGAGAAATAACTACACAACAAAAAGCAAAAGTCagtattaataatattgaaggTCCATGCTTCCCACTTAAACGTGGGGTTAGACAAGGCAATCCTATCTCCCCTCTAATCTTTATTTTAATCTTAGAGACCTTTCTCGCTAGATTGAGTAAGGAAATTGAGGGAATAGGAGTGGTGAATGAATTTTCGCCGGTTGCATACACTGCATATGCAGATGATGTGATCATCTTTttcaagaacaagaacGATCAAGAAAGaattcaacaacttttAGAAGATTTTGGAAGGGAATCAGGCCTTTATcttaacaataataaaacagaGGTTTGTTATTTCAATGACATTCCGGAAATTTACTTTTTAGCTTATGTTTCAAAGAAGCTacaattagaaaaattaaCATATTTAGCAGTACCGATGAAAAAAGCAGATGAAGAGTTTGATCCTTGGACACTGTTTGTATTAAACCTCAACCCTCAAATTCGAATGACACCGATACTGGATCTTCCATATCAGTTgattatgaaattgatgaatatcTTCATATTCTCTAAATTATACTATAGAGATTTACATTCACCGATTCTGACGACAGCAGTGTCGAGTATTATAAAAACAGTTCAACAAAGACTTCCTTTATACTTCAAGCTTCAGAAATTACAAACCCCTAACCATTTGGGTGGTTTCGGTTTGATGAACCCCAATCATCAAGTAAAAGGTCGAAGAGGTAAACAGATATATCTTTTATACACACAAGAAGATGACttgataattaaatttatgaGAACTAAAATTCAAGATattcttgataatattgCAAAGGATTATTATACAATGCCAACGGAACCAGATAAATTGATAGTTTATCCATGGTATCTTTTTGGGATGGGTGTATCCTGTCATCTGTCTCTACAATTTAGATACTTGAAAGAACGAGTATATGAGAATCTTACAAAGCTGGAAATCTCGTGGTTTGAAGCTTGGTTTCAATTGGTCCACTACACAGGCCCTCCTGTGGAAACTCCAATTAGAATCATGCTGATAGAAGACTATGCAAATTTAATTATCCAACCTAAAAcggaaattattaatttaatgtctccaaattttgaaaaacaacCTTTATCTGAGCAAACTTTTCATCACACTTCAAGGAAATTATGTCCTCAAGCTCCGATTATTCCAGAAGGTTGGGGCAAACATTTTGATACAATTAAAAGTCTAACCATTTCAGATTGGACTGAATTTTGGAAGAATATGAACAAAGTCCAAAAACAGAGCGTTGGATCTTTACAAGATTATCATCTTTTTATCCTTGGTTATTATTCACATTATCCTTTTTATCCTAATTATAAAAAACCGGAGATACACTTTTGCCAATTGTGTAATACGGGTACTGATTCGATAGTACATCATATTTTTGAATGTGGTGAGACTATGGAATTATGGCTGAAACATTTTAATAGTCAGAGAACTCcacaatttattattggaaaCAAACATCTACATAAGAAAGATTTACATGCCTTAAACGAGTACATCAAAGAAGTGGTTCAAAAGGTGAAACGGCGAAGAGGTTCACCAATTTTGAATCATGGGGAAAAGGAAAATGTGGACGCTGGAACAAATGTACTCGTAATCTCCAAGATGCTAATACGACCTTCAAAATGTGttgtttga